In Porites lutea chromosome 1, jaPorLute2.1, whole genome shotgun sequence, a single genomic region encodes these proteins:
- the LOC140946347 gene encoding uncharacterized protein isoform X1, translating into MASFRDIRNLLVESFDDGDISEDEFLLLYDANTSKNPDFPYDCYGSFDLNEMDDSECLAEFRFHKNDVPVLLEALQLPQSFTCHQGTICDGIEALCITLRRFAYPCRYSDLIPRFGRPVPELSMISNLVMDTIYQEHNHRVTQWNNTLLSPPLLESYARAIASKGSPLPNCVGFIDGTVRPICRPEQNQRIVYNGHKRVHGIKYQSVVLPNGMIANMYGPVEGRRHDSGMLADSGLLRDLEQHAFSTTREPMALYGDPAYPLRVHLQVPYRGAGITPQMEVYNKAMSAVRMSVEWIFGDIVNYFKFLDFKKNLKISLSAVGKMYVVCAILRNALTCMYTNSTSEYFALDPPTIEDYFS; encoded by the exons ATGGCATCCTTTAGAGATATACGTAACCTTCTTGTCGAAAGTTTTGATGACGGTGATATTTCCGAGGACGAATTTCTCCTCCTTTACGATGCAAACACCTCGAAAAACCCAGATTTCCCTTATGACTGCTATGGATCGTTCGACTTAAATGAGATGGACGACAGCGAGTGTTTGGCTGAGTTTCGTTTTCATAAGAATGATGTTCCCGTCCTTTTAGAAGCCTTGCAGCTCCCTCAGTCTTTCACGTGCCACCAAGGAACCATTTGTGACGGAATAGAAGCGCTTTGCATAACACTGAGACGATTTGCTTACCCATGCAGATACAGCGATTTAATTCCACGATTTGGTCGCCCAGTTCCAGAGCTGAGTATGATATCCAACCTCGTGATGGATACAATTTATCAAGAGCACAATCACAGAGTAACTCAGTGGAATAATACGCTTCTAAGCCCTCCACTTCTTGAAAGCTATGCCCGTGCGATTGCCTCAAAGGGAAGTCCATTACCTAATTGCGTTGGTTTTATAGACGGAACAGTAAGGCCAATTTGTCGACCCGAACAAAACCAGAGGATCGTTTATAATGGACATAAGCGAGTACATGGTATCAAGTACCAGTCTGTTGTCTTACCTAATGGTATGATAGCCAACATGTACGGCCCAGTAG AGGGTAGACGGCACGATTCAGGTATGTTGGCTGATTCTGGTCTACTTCGCGATCTGGAGCAGCATGCCTTCTCCACAACAAGAGAACCAATGGCCCTATATGGTGACCCCGCCTATCCCCTACGTGTCCACCTCCAAGTCCCATACAGAGGTGCCGGAATAACACCACAAATGGAGGTGTACAACAAAGCCATGAGCGCCGTTCGTATGTCTGTAGAGTGGATTTTCGGGGATatcgttaattattttaaatttctcgattttaagaaaaatttaaaaatctccCTTAGTGCAGTCGGAAAAATGTACGTTGTGTGTGCCATTCTACGTAATGCCTTAACCTGTATGTACACCAACTCTACATCAGAGTACTTTGCCCTGGACCCTCCAACCATTGaagattatttttcttga
- the LOC140946364 gene encoding uncharacterized protein, with translation MISKKTVQSNMEWTEEHDNCLCQEILVLEPFKYKKGSISRGQIWKKIANNLNGLELPRFKVSKRAVRERYTLLSEKFKAKMKDEEKASGIECDLSDVEKALEEIAEKEVAAEDTVENDKKKLDNAKAVEMRNRALESLGKTQKRQRNEDEENAKPKQKSRRSGGDTFAYLREKNVLVQKWKEEELQLQKQRVEVEGKREDQSRKQHQDMMKILLEQTKQQQEQMQSFQQMFTSMQQQQSQIIMKLLERKNNLA, from the exons ATGATCTCAAAGAAAACAGTGCA ATCAAACATGGAGTGGACGGAGGAACATGACAACTGCTTGTGCCAAGAAATTTTAGTACTTGAACCCTTTAAGTACAAGAAAGGAAGCATTTCTAGAGGTCAGATctggaaaaaaattgcaaacaaTCTGAACGGCCTTGAGCTCCCCCGATTCAAAGTCAGTAAGCGTGCTGTTAGAGAGAGATACACGCTGCTGAGCGAGAAATTTAAAGCAAAGATGAAAGACGAAGAGAAGGCCAGCGGAATCGAATGTGATTTGAGTGATGTGGAAAAGGCTCTGGAAGAAATAGCCGAAAAAGAAGTTGCAGCTGAAGACACCGTGGAAAACGACAAGAAGAAACTTGACAACGCAAAAGCAGTGGAAATGAGAAACAGAGCTCTAGAGAGCTTGGGCAAAACACAGAAGAGGCAGCGGAATGAGGATGAGGAGAATGCGAAACCAAAGCAAAAAAGTCGTAGAAGTGGAGGTGACACATTTGCATATTTGCGCGAAAAAAATGTGCTTGTTCAAAAGTGGAAAGAGGAAGAATTGCAGCTGCAAAAGCAGAGAGTTGAAGTTGAGGGTAAACGGGAAGATCAgtcaagaaaacaacatcagGATATGATGAAAATCTTGCTAGAACAAACTAAGCAGCAACAAGAGCAGATGCAAAGCTTTCAGCAGATGTTTACCTCAATGCAACAGCAGCAGTCTCAGATAATTATGAAgcttctagaaagaaaaaataacttggcTTGA
- the LOC140946347 gene encoding uncharacterized protein isoform X2: protein MASFRDIRNLLVESFDDGDISEDEFLLLYDANTSKNPDFPYDCYGSFDLNEMDDSECLAEFRFHKNDVPVLLEALQLPQSFTCHQGTICDGIEALCITLRRFAYPCRYSDLIPRFGRPVPELSMISNLVMDTIYQEHNHRVTQWNNTLLSPPLLESYARAIASKGSPLPNCVGFIDGTVRPICRPEQNQRIVYNGHKRVHGIKYQSVVLPNGMIANMYGPRVDGTIQVCWLILVYFAIWSSMPSPQQENQWPYMVTPPIPYVSTSKSHTEVPE, encoded by the exons ATGGCATCCTTTAGAGATATACGTAACCTTCTTGTCGAAAGTTTTGATGACGGTGATATTTCCGAGGACGAATTTCTCCTCCTTTACGATGCAAACACCTCGAAAAACCCAGATTTCCCTTATGACTGCTATGGATCGTTCGACTTAAATGAGATGGACGACAGCGAGTGTTTGGCTGAGTTTCGTTTTCATAAGAATGATGTTCCCGTCCTTTTAGAAGCCTTGCAGCTCCCTCAGTCTTTCACGTGCCACCAAGGAACCATTTGTGACGGAATAGAAGCGCTTTGCATAACACTGAGACGATTTGCTTACCCATGCAGATACAGCGATTTAATTCCACGATTTGGTCGCCCAGTTCCAGAGCTGAGTATGATATCCAACCTCGTGATGGATACAATTTATCAAGAGCACAATCACAGAGTAACTCAGTGGAATAATACGCTTCTAAGCCCTCCACTTCTTGAAAGCTATGCCCGTGCGATTGCCTCAAAGGGAAGTCCATTACCTAATTGCGTTGGTTTTATAGACGGAACAGTAAGGCCAATTTGTCGACCCGAACAAAACCAGAGGATCGTTTATAATGGACATAAGCGAGTACATGGTATCAAGTACCAGTCTGTTGTCTTACCTAATGGTATGATAGCCAACATGTACGGCCCA AGGGTAGACGGCACGATTCAGGTATGTTGGCTGATTCTGGTCTACTTCGCGATCTGGAGCAGCATGCCTTCTCCACAACAAGAGAACCAATGGCCCTATATGGTGACCCCGCCTATCCCCTACGTGTCCACCTCCAAGTCCCATACAGAGGTGCCGGAATAA